The window GCTGGCTGTCAAAGAGAAACAGTGTTTCTTCCCTTCGTTAAAGGACTCAGCTTTTCAAGATAGTAGCATAATTGTTTTAAGTGACAATGAAAGTGAATTGGATAACGAAGAGGACGAGAACATTTGCAGAAATAATGCCAAAGCCAGGAAAAGATGTTTGGAAACACAGGCGGAGGAAAAATTAACTGTACAGTACAGCTTACATAGTTCGAAGAAATCTTTGAATCAAGGAgaaacaatattgaaaccaCGTCCCTGTAAAAAGAGGAAAATGGATGCTACTGTACTACTGGATTCGTCTTGTTTAGTGGTGTCAGACACAGAAGATGCGGAGATCACAACAGTTGAAATTGATGATGAAATAGACAATGAAACAGATGATGAAAGCATAGGTAAAGAAACAGATGACGAGAACGTAGGTAAAGAAACAGATGATGAAAACATAGgtaaagaaacaggtgtctcCAGACTATTATGGAACTACATTGGTATTATATTTTACTGTAATATAAATTTCTACAGCATCATCCGGTTCTGTCAGTCAAGGAGTGGACGATATTGTTGTAGTGTGGTCGTCGACAAGAAAATCTTCGCCAACTAAAGATCAGCCTTCAGAGAAAGAGACAGAACATAAGGCTAAACAAAAAGAGACTGCAGAACGGTGTAAAGAAAAGAAGCCTGCAAAGCGGTCtaaagagaaagaaactgtaaatcaGGATGAAGACGTTAGAGTTTTTATGGTAGATTGTAATCCAACTCCGCAGTATCTTAATTGTTTGTCTAACGAAGATCCAATGACTCAAACATCTGAAAGGAATATTTCTAAGATGGATGAGAAAGAAGATTCCGACCTACCTTTCAATAAGCCAGGATTGGTACTACCTACAGCTCACAATATAAGCAAGGATATAGTAATGAAAAGAGGAAGGTCAAGTACTTATGCGCTAGCGCATCTACAACGACAGGCATTAAGATATCCTGCTGCAATTCAACCATCGGTTAATTCATACCCTCCGTTAGAAAACGCAACTCCTTTGGGATATGTAACCCCATTGGAACCGAGTGAGAGATTAAGAGAGATAATTATTGACGGCAATAACGTAGCTATGGCGTATGATGATCTTGATTTCTTAATTCTTCTactgatttataatttatacatgTATAATGTGAGCTTAACATTTTTTAGACACAAAAATCACCACGTATTCTCGGAAGAAGGGTTACTGATagttataaattatttccaACAAAGAGGTCATTCTGTGAAAGTGTTTATACCTCAATGTAGGAGGTCGATCTCACGCCCATTACTTGAGAAATGGTATAACGAGGGGATTGTAGTTTTCACGCCAAGTCGATATATTGGTGGTAGATGGATAACTTCTTACGACGATCGGTAAATCAAGCACGCTCATGATTGTTTCTGTGTAGCTGCTTTGCTTGCCGTTTAAACCCATAGAgatcttcaattttcattgctTTTAGGTTTATATTGCAATATGC is drawn from Andrena cerasifolii isolate SP2316 chromosome 8, iyAndCera1_principal, whole genome shotgun sequence and contains these coding sequences:
- the LOC143372443 gene encoding uncharacterized protein LOC143372443 isoform X2 — protein: MSPTSSWKKASVKSKERAKSVKRTFYESPLKHIQLSSKRWEQIQTQRRLMHKAKLAVKEKQCFFPSLKDSAFQDSSIIVLSDNESELDNEEDENICRNNAKARKRCLETQAEEKLTVQYSLHSSKKSLNQGETILKPRPCKKRKMDATVLLDSSCLVVSDTEDAEITTVEIDDEIDNETDDESIGKETDDENVGKETDDENIASSGSVSQGVDDIVVVWSSTRKSSPTKDQPSEKETEHKAKQKETAERCKEKKPAKRSKEKETVNQDEDVRVFMVDCNPTPQYLNCLSNEDPMTQTSERNISKMDEKEDSDLPFNKPGLVLPTAHNISKDIVMKRGRSSTYALAHLQRQALRYPAAIQPSVNSYPPLENATPLGYVTPLEPSERLREIIIDGNNVAMAHKNHHVFSEEGLLIVINYFQQRGHSVKVFIPQCRRSISRPLLEKWYNEGIVVFTPSRYIGGRWITSYDDRFILQYATLCGGIVISSDQYRDLYKEKPEWRNTIMNRLLAPTFVGNIVMFPEDPLGRNGPKLDEFLKY
- the LOC143372443 gene encoding uncharacterized protein LOC143372443 isoform X1 — encoded protein: MSESNESVIICDAFSKSSWKKASVKSKERAKSVKRTFYESPLKHIQLSSKRWEQIQTQRRLMHKAKLAVKEKQCFFPSLKDSAFQDSSIIVLSDNESELDNEEDENICRNNAKARKRCLETQAEEKLTVQYSLHSSKKSLNQGETILKPRPCKKRKMDATVLLDSSCLVVSDTEDAEITTVEIDDEIDNETDDESIGKETDDENVGKETDDENIASSGSVSQGVDDIVVVWSSTRKSSPTKDQPSEKETEHKAKQKETAERCKEKKPAKRSKEKETVNQDEDVRVFMVDCNPTPQYLNCLSNEDPMTQTSERNISKMDEKEDSDLPFNKPGLVLPTAHNISKDIVMKRGRSSTYALAHLQRQALRYPAAIQPSVNSYPPLENATPLGYVTPLEPSERLREIIIDGNNVAMAHKNHHVFSEEGLLIVINYFQQRGHSVKVFIPQCRRSISRPLLEKWYNEGIVVFTPSRYIGGRWITSYDDRFILQYATLCGGIVISSDQYRDLYKEKPEWRNTIMNRLLAPTFVGNIVMFPEDPLGRNGPKLDEFLKY